A DNA window from Pseudomonas resinovorans NBRC 106553 contains the following coding sequences:
- a CDS encoding MarR family winged helix-turn-helix transcriptional regulator: MSIEALHLQVSSRLVISGRIWRRFCQANLSKFGISEACFGPLLTIGRLGDGVRQVQVAQAIGIEGPSLVRLLDQLCAAGLIERHQDASDRRAKVLSVTDAGRKAREKLEEELIELRHRALSHLSEDDLRAALRVFDAFDQCSQAE; the protein is encoded by the coding sequence ATGTCTATCGAAGCCCTGCACTTGCAAGTCAGCAGCCGCCTGGTCATCAGCGGCCGCATCTGGCGCCGTTTCTGCCAAGCCAACCTGTCCAAGTTCGGTATCAGCGAAGCCTGCTTCGGACCGCTGCTGACCATCGGCCGGCTGGGCGACGGCGTGCGCCAGGTTCAGGTGGCACAGGCCATCGGTATCGAGGGGCCGTCCCTGGTGCGACTGCTCGACCAGTTGTGCGCCGCCGGCCTGATCGAACGCCACCAGGACGCCAGCGACCGCCGGGCGAAAGTACTCAGCGTCACCGACGCCGGGCGCAAGGCCCGGGAAAAGCTGGAAGAAGAGCTGATCGAACTGCGTCACCGTGCCCTGTCGCACCTGTCCGAGGACGACCTGCGGGCCGCCCTGCGCGTATTCGACGCCTTCGACCAGTGTAGTCAGGCCGAGTGA
- a CDS encoding glutathione S-transferase family protein, with translation MLTLYSYPELFGVADNNPFGLKVHAFLHLCDLPFEHRHIFDARNAPRGQLPYLVDGEHSIGDSDAIINHLLQRYALTIDDGLTPEQRDIHLLIRRTLDDLYWSMSYSRWQDDRFWPQFRDALLRTHAELTEEGLLAARQYNLQRYHYQGIGRYDREQVYERGIASLRAISHLLGDQDCLFGEAPGSIDAALYGFVANIHFYAIDTPLRRFVDAQANLVRHCEALHRRVTGSIARIEDVG, from the coding sequence ATGCTGACGCTCTATTCCTACCCCGAGCTCTTCGGCGTGGCCGACAACAACCCCTTCGGCCTGAAGGTCCATGCCTTCCTGCACCTGTGCGACCTGCCGTTCGAGCACCGGCATATCTTCGATGCGCGCAATGCGCCGCGCGGGCAACTGCCCTACCTGGTGGACGGCGAGCACAGCATCGGCGACAGCGACGCCATCATCAATCACCTCCTGCAACGCTACGCGCTGACCATCGACGACGGCCTTACCCCGGAGCAACGGGATATCCATCTGTTGATACGCCGCACCCTGGATGACCTGTATTGGTCCATGAGCTATTCGCGCTGGCAGGACGATCGATTCTGGCCGCAGTTCCGCGATGCGCTGCTGCGCACCCATGCCGAACTCACCGAGGAAGGCCTGCTGGCGGCCCGGCAGTACAACCTGCAGCGTTATCACTACCAGGGCATCGGCCGCTACGACCGGGAGCAGGTCTACGAACGCGGCATTGCCTCCTTGCGCGCCATCAGCCACCTGCTGGGGGACCAGGACTGCCTGTTCGGCGAGGCGCCGGGCTCCATCGATGCGGCGCTCTACGGTTTCGTCGCGAACATCCATTTCTATGCCATCGATACGCCCCTGCGCCGCTTCGTGGACGCCCAGGCCAACCTCGTGCGGCATTGCGAGGCCCTGCACCGACGGGTGACCGGCAGCATCGCGCGAATAGAAGACGTCGGGTAA
- a CDS encoding efflux RND transporter periplasmic adaptor subunit, which translates to MKRLALSASRLLVTLLAVAVAAVLIWQMVAYYLYAPWTRDGHIRVDVVQVAPDVSGLIAKVEVHDNQPVSKGQVLFLIDQERFKVALQQAQAVRDARRESLAQARREQARNRSLGKLVARELVEESDSAVLRASAALSEADATVDGAQLNLARTVITSPVDGYLNDRAPRVGEFVSAGHNVLAVVDKASFHLDGYFEETKLGQIHVGQGVDIRVMGDGRRLTGRVESIAAAIEDRDRTSGANLLPNVNPAFSWVRLAQRVPVRIQFDEVPDDFAMVAGRTATVSIIEAPVAP; encoded by the coding sequence ATGAAACGACTCGCGCTTTCCGCCTCCCGCCTGCTGGTCACCCTCCTTGCCGTCGCCGTCGCCGCGGTGCTGATCTGGCAGATGGTGGCCTACTACCTGTACGCCCCCTGGACCCGCGACGGCCATATCCGCGTGGACGTGGTCCAGGTGGCGCCGGATGTCTCGGGCCTGATCGCCAAGGTCGAGGTGCACGACAACCAGCCGGTCAGCAAGGGCCAGGTGCTGTTTCTGATCGACCAGGAGCGGTTCAAGGTGGCCCTGCAACAGGCCCAGGCCGTACGTGACGCCCGCCGAGAATCCCTGGCCCAGGCCCGTCGCGAGCAAGCGCGCAACCGCAGCCTCGGCAAGCTGGTGGCCCGCGAACTGGTGGAGGAAAGCGACTCCGCCGTACTGCGCGCCAGTGCCGCGCTGTCCGAGGCCGACGCCACGGTGGACGGTGCCCAGCTCAACCTGGCGCGCACCGTCATCACCAGCCCGGTGGACGGCTACCTCAACGACCGCGCACCCCGGGTCGGCGAGTTCGTCAGCGCCGGGCACAACGTGCTGGCGGTGGTGGACAAGGCGTCCTTCCACCTGGATGGCTACTTCGAGGAAACCAAGCTCGGCCAGATCCATGTCGGCCAGGGCGTGGACATTCGCGTGATGGGTGACGGCCGCCGCCTGACCGGCCGCGTGGAAAGCATCGCCGCCGCCATCGAGGACCGCGACCGCACCAGCGGCGCCAACCTGCTGCCCAACGTCAACCCGGCGTTCAGCTGGGTGCGCCTGGCCCAGCGGGTTCCGGTGCGCATCCAGTTCGACGAAGTACCGGACGACTTCGCCATGGTGGCCGGACGTACCGCCACCGTCTCCATCATCGAGGCGCCGGTCGCACCATGA
- a CDS encoding DUF1656 domain-containing protein, translated as MIGDINIFGVFLPTALVLMLLAYLVYLPLQRLLNALHVYRLVWHRALFNIALYAALLGTFEHLSRILMQP; from the coding sequence GTGATCGGCGACATCAATATCTTCGGGGTCTTCCTGCCCACCGCCCTGGTGCTGATGCTCCTGGCCTACCTGGTCTACCTGCCCCTGCAGCGGCTGCTCAACGCCCTGCACGTCTATCGCCTGGTCTGGCACCGCGCGTTGTTCAACATCGCGCTCTATGCCGCCCTGCTGGGCACCTTCGAACACCTCAGCCGAATCCTGATGCAACCATGA
- a CDS encoding oxidoreductase: MPYSRLFEPVRLGSLELANRVLVGPMCQYSADDGCMSDWHLIHLGHLALSGAGLLAIETTAVLPEGRMTHADVGLWNDRTQAAIALTLESIRRWSDIPIAIELSHAGRKGSVQVPWKGGAQLTSRHALGWQTKAPSALPYRFGQNAPEALDRADLQRIREGFARAARRASRAGIDVVQIHAAHGYLLHQFLSPLSNHRSDAYGSSLDGRMRFPLEVFEQVRSAFPANLPVTVRLCAADGIDGGWTLDQALSFAKELERRGCAAIQVSSGELLPSQVVPVVLGEPAWLAREIRRAVAIPVVMTSQTGDYRQVEALVAGGNVDLVALTGTLLREPRWPWQAARSLGARVQVPLQYLALADTLAPVSGLD; encoded by the coding sequence GTGCCTTATTCCAGATTGTTCGAGCCGGTGCGCCTCGGGTCTCTCGAACTGGCCAATCGCGTTCTCGTCGGGCCGATGTGCCAGTACTCCGCTGACGATGGCTGCATGAGCGACTGGCATCTGATCCACCTCGGCCATCTGGCGTTGTCGGGCGCGGGCCTGCTGGCCATCGAGACCACCGCCGTGCTGCCGGAAGGACGCATGACCCATGCCGATGTCGGGCTCTGGAACGACAGGACCCAGGCGGCGATCGCCCTGACCCTGGAAAGCATTCGCCGCTGGTCGGATATCCCCATCGCCATCGAGCTCAGCCATGCCGGCCGCAAGGGATCGGTGCAAGTCCCGTGGAAAGGCGGCGCACAACTCACCTCGCGCCATGCCCTGGGCTGGCAGACCAAGGCGCCCTCCGCGCTGCCCTACCGATTTGGCCAGAACGCCCCGGAGGCCCTCGACCGCGCCGACTTGCAGCGCATCCGCGAGGGCTTCGCCAGGGCCGCGCGGCGCGCGTCCCGCGCCGGTATCGACGTCGTGCAGATCCACGCGGCCCATGGCTACCTGCTGCATCAGTTCCTCTCCCCGCTCTCCAACCACCGCAGCGACGCCTACGGGAGTTCGCTGGATGGACGGATGCGTTTTCCCCTGGAGGTGTTCGAGCAGGTTCGCAGTGCCTTCCCGGCCAATCTGCCGGTGACGGTCCGGCTGTGCGCAGCGGACGGTATCGACGGTGGCTGGACCCTGGATCAGGCGCTGTCGTTCGCCAAGGAGCTGGAGCGCAGGGGCTGCGCCGCCATCCAGGTCTCCAGCGGCGAACTGCTGCCCAGCCAGGTCGTGCCGGTGGTGCTGGGTGAACCGGCCTGGCTGGCCCGCGAGATCAGGCGCGCGGTGGCCATACCGGTGGTGATGACCAGCCAGACGGGCGATTACCGGCAGGTCGAAGCGCTGGTGGCGGGAGGCAATGTGGATCTCGTCGCCTTGACCGGCACCCTCCTCCGCGAACCACGCTGGCCCTGGCAAGCGGCACGCTCCCTGGGTGCCCGGGTGCAGGTGCCCCTTCAGTACCTGGCCCTTGCCGACACCCTGGCGCCGGTTTCGGGACTGGACTAG
- a CDS encoding FUSC family protein — MIVLPLPPARDWFYSIKVFAASMLALYIALYMQLPRPYWAMATVYIVANPFVGPTSSKALYRALGTLLGAAAAVFIVPLLSQQPLLLSMVVALWTGSMLFLSMHVRTADNYALMLAGYTMPMIALPVVDNPQAVFDLGYSRFLEILLGIICASVVGSLFWPSRLAPVLAGNARRWFLDARDYCALQLQHPRDLQRLVQLRAAMITTFNGLELMIGQLPHEGAHPRVVRNARELRERMALLLPAVDTLQDSLRALREQAPHLAARLAPTLGSCLDWLQGDADNATRERLRQELDALQPDLASLGDAGQSQLCNILYRLGQWLDLWQDCRNLHQRLNSDDHSPWTSVYRHWHLGSGTRFFDKGLMLYTAAYIILGIFVASQLWIWLQWADGASAVVMTAVACCFFATLDEPAVQIKRFFIWTSFSVVLASLYLFLVLPQVHDFPLLVLAFAGPFICVGTLTVQPRFYLPTLLIAVNTATFVSIQGAYEANFQVFLNSSLAGPIGLLFAFLWTLVFRPFGAELLARRMTRSSWQDLADMSRADTLVAQRRLAGRLLDRFAQHLPRLSLSGQDSGDAERELRIAYNLLDIKAHQGRLPAHAQQPLQLVVRGVGRHFRRNLRQGIALPVEPSLPNLIEHARQAVAAAAPTHGDAALAVLHALGGLATALQPALAAPPVPSTEHHLPQGLDGAAL, encoded by the coding sequence GTGATCGTGCTCCCACTGCCTCCCGCCCGCGACTGGTTCTACTCGATCAAGGTCTTCGCCGCTTCGATGCTGGCGTTGTACATCGCCCTGTACATGCAGCTGCCGCGCCCCTACTGGGCGATGGCCACGGTCTACATCGTCGCCAACCCCTTCGTCGGGCCCACCAGCTCCAAGGCCCTGTATCGCGCCCTCGGCACGCTGCTCGGCGCCGCGGCCGCCGTGTTCATCGTGCCACTGCTGTCCCAGCAACCGCTCCTGCTGAGCATGGTGGTGGCGCTCTGGACCGGGAGCATGCTGTTCCTCTCGATGCACGTGCGCACCGCCGACAACTACGCGCTGATGCTGGCCGGCTACACCATGCCGATGATCGCCCTGCCGGTGGTGGACAACCCCCAGGCGGTGTTCGACCTCGGCTACTCGCGCTTTCTCGAGATTCTCCTCGGCATCATCTGCGCCAGCGTGGTCGGCAGCCTGTTCTGGCCCAGCCGCTTGGCGCCAGTGCTGGCCGGCAACGCCCGCCGCTGGTTCCTCGATGCCCGCGACTACTGCGCCTTGCAACTGCAACACCCCCGGGACCTGCAACGACTGGTGCAGCTACGCGCCGCCATGATCACCACCTTCAACGGCCTGGAGCTGATGATCGGCCAGCTGCCCCACGAGGGCGCCCATCCCCGCGTGGTGCGCAACGCCCGCGAGCTGCGCGAACGCATGGCCCTGCTGTTGCCGGCGGTGGACACGCTGCAGGACAGCCTGCGCGCCCTGCGGGAACAGGCCCCGCACCTGGCCGCACGCCTGGCGCCGACCCTGGGTAGCTGCCTCGACTGGTTGCAGGGCGACGCCGACAACGCCACCCGCGAGCGGCTGCGCCAGGAACTGGACGCCCTGCAGCCGGACCTCGCCTCCCTGGGGGATGCCGGCCAGTCGCAGCTGTGCAACATCCTCTACCGCCTGGGGCAATGGCTCGACCTGTGGCAGGACTGCCGCAACCTGCATCAGCGCCTGAACAGCGACGACCATTCGCCCTGGACCTCGGTGTACCGCCACTGGCACCTGGGCAGCGGCACGCGCTTCTTCGACAAGGGCCTGATGCTCTACACCGCCGCGTACATCATTCTCGGCATCTTCGTCGCCAGCCAGCTGTGGATCTGGCTGCAATGGGCCGACGGTGCCAGCGCCGTGGTCATGACCGCCGTGGCCTGTTGCTTCTTCGCCACCCTCGACGAGCCGGCGGTCCAGATCAAACGCTTCTTCATCTGGACCAGCTTCAGCGTGGTGCTGGCCAGCCTCTACCTGTTCCTCGTGCTGCCCCAGGTGCACGACTTCCCGCTGCTGGTGCTGGCCTTCGCCGGCCCCTTCATCTGCGTCGGCACCCTCACCGTGCAACCACGCTTCTACCTGCCGACGCTACTGATCGCGGTGAACACCGCCACCTTCGTCAGCATCCAGGGCGCCTATGAGGCCAATTTCCAGGTCTTTCTCAACAGCAGCCTGGCCGGCCCCATCGGCCTGTTGTTCGCCTTCCTCTGGACCCTGGTGTTCCGCCCCTTCGGCGCCGAGCTGCTGGCCCGGCGCATGACCCGTTCCAGCTGGCAGGACCTGGCGGACATGAGCCGTGCCGACACCCTGGTGGCCCAGCGGCGGCTCGCCGGCCGCCTGCTGGATCGCTTCGCCCAGCATCTGCCGCGCCTGAGCCTGAGCGGCCAGGACAGCGGCGACGCCGAGCGCGAGCTGCGCATCGCCTACAACCTGCTGGACATCAAGGCCCACCAGGGCCGCCTGCCGGCGCACGCCCAGCAGCCTCTGCAACTGGTGGTGCGCGGCGTGGGCCGGCACTTCCGGCGCAACCTGCGCCAGGGTATCGCCCTGCCCGTTGAGCCCTCCCTGCCGAACCTCATCGAGCACGCCCGCCAGGCCGTGGCCGCCGCCGCGCCGACCCATGGCGACGCCGCGCTGGCGGTGCTGCATGCCCTGGGTGGGCTGGCCACCGCCCTGCAACCGGCGCTTGCCGCGCCACCCGTGCCGAGCACGGAACATCACCTACCCCAGGGCCTGGACGGAGCAGCTTTGTGA
- a CDS encoding LysR substrate-binding domain-containing protein codes for MNRNELRKADINLMVVFETLMQERNVTRAAEKLFLVQPTISAALNRLRALFNDPLFVRVGHRMEPTSRAETIYRHLSPALDALSVALSLTHEFDPSTSNMNFRIGLSDDVEYALLPPVLRALRSEAPNIVIVVQRADYWRIPELLANGEITVGITQTRDLPANAKRKTLRRVQPKVLRADAGDEPLSLDEYCARPHVQVSPTASTHGMADEWLQATGRKRRVVLSVPQFSALPGLLADTDLLVSLPDYIAEAMAASGQLRYESLPFETPVLELDMVWLSVLDNDPAESWLRQRLEALMGEGE; via the coding sequence ATGAATCGCAACGAACTGCGCAAGGCCGACATCAACCTGATGGTGGTGTTCGAGACGCTGATGCAGGAGCGCAATGTCACCCGCGCCGCGGAAAAGCTCTTCCTGGTCCAGCCCACCATCAGCGCGGCGCTGAATCGCCTGCGCGCGTTGTTCAACGACCCGTTGTTCGTGCGTGTCGGTCATCGCATGGAGCCCACTTCCCGCGCCGAGACCATCTACCGGCACCTGTCGCCGGCCCTGGACGCGCTGTCGGTGGCCCTCAGCCTGACCCACGAGTTCGACCCATCCACCAGCAACATGAACTTCCGCATCGGGCTCTCGGACGACGTCGAGTACGCCTTGCTGCCTCCGGTGTTGCGGGCGTTGCGCAGCGAGGCGCCGAACATCGTGATCGTGGTCCAGCGCGCCGACTACTGGCGGATTCCCGAGTTGCTGGCCAATGGCGAGATCACCGTCGGCATCACCCAGACCCGCGACCTGCCGGCCAACGCCAAGCGCAAGACCCTGCGCCGCGTGCAGCCGAAGGTGCTGCGGGCGGACGCGGGTGACGAGCCCCTGAGCCTGGACGAGTACTGCGCCCGGCCCCACGTCCAGGTTTCCCCCACCGCCAGCACCCACGGCATGGCCGACGAATGGCTGCAGGCCACCGGCCGCAAGCGCCGGGTGGTGTTGTCGGTCCCCCAGTTCAGTGCCTTGCCCGGCCTGCTCGCCGACACCGACCTGCTGGTCAGCCTGCCGGACTACATTGCCGAGGCCATGGCCGCCTCCGGCCAGCTGCGCTATGAGTCGCTGCCCTTCGAGACCCCGGTGCTGGAACTGGACATGGTCTGGCTCAGCGTGCTGGACAACGACCCGGCGGAAAGCTGGTTGCGTCAGCGTTTGGAAGCCCTGATGGGTGAGGGGGAGTGA
- a CDS encoding winged helix-turn-helix domain-containing protein: MSDTFTFGPFLLSPGTRVLRKDGAELSLGSRAFDILTALVECNGKVLTRRELMAIAWPDLVVEDSNVRVQVANIRRALGCGQDGARYIASVAGRGYCFVAEVARTTAEAKAPSLFNFPLPLKGAVGREEAVVELSQVLQDSRLVTVVGAAGVGKTTLAVLVAHGLHDVFQEAIFFVDLSTQDCGEMVAEALACAVGYTGPGAELFPGLLEVLSTRRTLIVLDNCEHVIGAAAALCVRILEGCASVTFLATSREALRVSEEFVYLLRPLASPPNTGRLSAQQAMDWPAIQLFMERAREGGVRDGLSDDDAPTVAALCRRLDGNPHAIGLVASRVGTYGIQGVADLLENQFALHWQGRRDACPRQQTVEAMINWSHNLLTEHDRQVLYRLSVFCGEFPIGAAVAVVSDERFDAFQVAEAIGDLVDKSLVAVSSLNEEIQIRLLETTKAYAATRLARLQGRDEIARRHALYYAQQLRNHAGRQAQPGSADVPTCAPEIGNVRAAMEWAFTAQQDLALAAEISGMAAPLLLELGLFRECKRCCERALKLLPESLRSSTIELGLLESAAITYYAGGDYDGEMTHVVERGLALSRELGDVRSAFQFLAGLHLALMANGRFAESLSVSDEYAAMAAAQGGPGEAVIARWMEGSSRHFRGFQRAADDSYGASVELVALHELRPLHYFELKEQVVAGLGMARVKWMRGLPIQALQLALGAMEESRRHPDSFYLCATLCFPILLGNGLTDLAEELIQELENVANDYKVAVRSQVVHFLKGLLLHGRGGFPAAAVHLRQCLDMLPPPKMSVVRTDALQALAEAQFACGEALAALASIDEAIELAEKTGGAFNLADLLRTRVEVLQGLPQGRQELLEDLLAQALDCAREQAALGWELRVALSLARLKASLGKPREARALLEEVYARCSEGFETRDLMAAAQALEALCAEPVP, encoded by the coding sequence ATGAGCGACACGTTCACCTTCGGTCCATTCCTCCTGTCCCCCGGCACCCGCGTCCTGCGCAAGGACGGCGCGGAGCTGTCCCTGGGGAGCCGCGCCTTCGACATCCTCACCGCCCTGGTGGAGTGCAACGGCAAGGTCCTCACACGCCGGGAGCTGATGGCGATCGCCTGGCCGGACCTGGTGGTGGAAGACTCCAATGTGCGCGTGCAGGTGGCGAACATCCGCCGTGCGCTGGGCTGCGGCCAGGACGGTGCGCGCTACATCGCCAGTGTCGCCGGGCGTGGCTACTGCTTCGTGGCCGAGGTTGCGCGAACCACGGCAGAGGCCAAGGCGCCGTCGCTGTTCAATTTCCCATTGCCCTTGAAGGGCGCCGTGGGTCGGGAAGAAGCCGTCGTCGAACTCTCCCAGGTGCTCCAGGACAGTCGCCTGGTCACGGTGGTCGGCGCCGCCGGCGTCGGCAAGACCACCCTCGCCGTGCTCGTCGCCCATGGCCTGCACGATGTGTTTCAGGAGGCGATCTTCTTCGTCGACCTGAGCACCCAGGACTGCGGCGAGATGGTCGCGGAAGCCCTGGCGTGCGCGGTCGGCTACACCGGCCCGGGCGCCGAGCTGTTCCCCGGCTTGCTGGAAGTGCTGTCCACGCGCAGGACGCTGATCGTCCTCGACAACTGCGAGCACGTGATAGGCGCGGCGGCGGCGCTCTGCGTGCGGATACTCGAGGGATGCGCCAGCGTGACCTTCCTCGCCACCAGCCGGGAAGCGCTGCGGGTCAGCGAGGAGTTCGTCTATCTATTGCGCCCCCTGGCGTCTCCCCCCAACACCGGCCGCCTATCCGCGCAGCAGGCCATGGACTGGCCCGCCATCCAGTTGTTCATGGAGCGCGCACGGGAAGGCGGCGTGCGGGACGGCCTGAGCGACGACGACGCCCCCACCGTGGCCGCCCTGTGTCGACGCCTGGACGGCAACCCGCACGCCATCGGCCTGGTGGCCAGTCGGGTCGGGACCTATGGCATCCAGGGTGTCGCCGACCTGCTGGAGAACCAGTTCGCCTTGCACTGGCAGGGCCGTCGGGATGCCTGCCCACGGCAGCAGACGGTGGAGGCGATGATCAACTGGAGCCACAACCTGCTCACCGAACATGATCGACAGGTGCTGTACCGGCTGTCGGTGTTCTGCGGGGAGTTTCCCATTGGCGCCGCCGTGGCCGTGGTCTCGGATGAGCGGTTCGACGCCTTCCAGGTGGCCGAGGCCATCGGCGACCTGGTGGACAAGTCACTGGTGGCCGTGAGTTCGCTGAACGAGGAAATCCAGATCCGCCTGCTCGAGACCACCAAGGCCTATGCCGCGACCCGCCTGGCCAGGCTCCAGGGCCGGGACGAGATCGCGCGCCGGCACGCGCTGTATTACGCGCAGCAACTGCGCAACCACGCGGGCCGCCAGGCACAGCCCGGAAGCGCCGACGTGCCGACCTGCGCACCGGAGATCGGCAATGTCCGCGCGGCGATGGAGTGGGCCTTCACCGCCCAGCAGGACCTCGCCCTGGCGGCGGAGATCAGTGGCATGGCGGCGCCGCTGCTCCTGGAACTGGGCCTGTTCAGGGAGTGCAAGCGCTGCTGCGAGCGGGCGCTGAAGCTGCTGCCGGAGTCGCTGCGGTCGTCGACCATCGAGCTCGGCTTGCTGGAGTCGGCGGCCATCACCTACTACGCCGGTGGCGACTACGACGGCGAGATGACCCATGTGGTGGAGCGCGGCCTGGCGCTTTCCCGCGAGCTGGGCGACGTCAGATCGGCGTTCCAGTTCCTCGCCGGCCTGCACCTGGCGCTGATGGCCAATGGCAGGTTCGCCGAGTCCTTGTCCGTCAGCGACGAGTACGCCGCCATGGCCGCCGCCCAGGGCGGCCCCGGCGAGGCCGTCATCGCACGCTGGATGGAAGGTTCGTCCAGGCACTTCAGGGGCTTCCAGCGGGCGGCCGACGACAGCTATGGCGCCAGCGTCGAGCTGGTCGCACTGCACGAGTTGCGCCCGTTGCATTATTTCGAGCTCAAGGAGCAGGTGGTCGCCGGCCTCGGCATGGCGCGCGTGAAGTGGATGCGCGGCCTGCCGATCCAGGCGCTGCAGCTGGCCCTTGGCGCCATGGAGGAGAGCCGGCGCCACCCGGACTCCTTCTACCTGTGCGCGACCTTGTGTTTTCCCATCCTGCTGGGCAATGGCCTGACGGACCTGGCGGAGGAGCTCATCCAGGAGCTGGAGAACGTCGCCAACGACTACAAGGTGGCGGTGCGCAGCCAGGTCGTGCATTTCCTCAAGGGCCTGCTGCTGCATGGCCGGGGCGGCTTCCCGGCCGCCGCCGTGCATCTGCGGCAGTGCCTGGACATGCTGCCGCCACCGAAGATGAGCGTGGTGCGCACGGACGCCCTGCAGGCCCTGGCGGAGGCGCAGTTCGCCTGCGGCGAAGCCCTGGCCGCGCTGGCGTCCATAGACGAGGCCATCGAGCTGGCGGAGAAAACCGGCGGCGCGTTCAACCTGGCCGACCTGCTGCGTACCCGCGTCGAGGTGCTGCAGGGCCTGCCACAGGGCCGGCAGGAGCTCCTCGAGGACTTGCTGGCCCAGGCCCTGGACTGCGCCAGGGAACAGGCCGCACTCGGCTGGGAACTGCGGGTCGCGCTGAGCCTGGCGCGGCTCAAGGCTTCCCTCGGCAAACCCCGCGAAGCCCGGGCGCTGCTCGAGGAGGTCTACGCGCGCTGCAGCGAAGGCTTCGAGACCCGCGACCTCATGGCGGCGGCGCAGGCGCTGGAAGCCCTGTGCGCGGAGCCTGTCCCCTGA
- a CDS encoding efflux transporter outer membrane subunit, with protein sequence MRSRLLAVGISLALGLSACQVVGPDYAVPADAAINRADAQGELAVGDAPVISAPVPADWWRLYRDPQLERLVEQALAANTDLRVAAANLGRAAAQMHEAQDRGGFEESLSADAQRVQVAGQQFLLMEKVPVVNFANLNASLSYQFDLFGKLQRGVEAARADTDAAQAAADLTRINVVARVVSAYAQICSANEEREVALHSLDLQRQSLELTRQLHAAGRGNETEVTRSSTQFKSLRASLPRYTAAQQAGIFQLAMLTAQPAESLPKGVTDCRHLPELAQQLPVGNGAELLKRRPDIRQAERQLAASTARIGVATGELYPDISIGASTGLIGIVDDLGDPSTQHWGFGPLIHWNFPSTGARARVHQAEAATQASLAHFDGVVLNALRETQTALAQYSAALQQHAALEETAHSAQLSAEQTHAFYQAGRESFLAELEAMRTEAQVAEQLAASQSQVVQAQIGLFMALGGGWQQTEQQAALFK encoded by the coding sequence ATGAGAAGCCGCCTGCTCGCCGTCGGCATCAGCCTGGCCCTGGGGCTTTCCGCCTGCCAGGTAGTCGGCCCCGACTACGCCGTACCCGCAGACGCCGCGATCAACCGCGCCGACGCCCAGGGCGAACTCGCCGTCGGCGACGCCCCGGTGATCTCCGCGCCGGTGCCCGCCGACTGGTGGCGCCTGTACCGCGACCCACAGCTGGAGCGCCTGGTGGAACAGGCGCTGGCGGCCAACACCGACCTGCGCGTGGCCGCCGCCAACCTCGGCCGCGCCGCCGCCCAGATGCACGAGGCACAAGACCGAGGCGGCTTCGAGGAGTCCCTGAGTGCCGACGCCCAGCGCGTGCAGGTGGCCGGCCAGCAGTTCCTGTTGATGGAAAAGGTCCCGGTGGTCAACTTCGCCAACCTCAATGCCAGCCTGTCCTACCAGTTCGACCTCTTCGGCAAGCTCCAGCGCGGCGTCGAAGCCGCCCGCGCCGACACCGACGCGGCCCAGGCCGCCGCCGACCTGACCCGCATCAACGTGGTCGCGCGGGTGGTCAGCGCCTATGCGCAGATCTGCTCGGCCAACGAGGAACGCGAGGTGGCCCTGCACTCCCTGGACCTGCAGCGCCAGAGCCTGGAACTCACCCGGCAACTGCATGCCGCCGGACGTGGCAACGAAACCGAAGTGACCCGCTCCAGCACCCAGTTCAAGTCCCTGCGCGCCAGCTTGCCGCGCTACACCGCCGCCCAGCAGGCGGGCATTTTCCAGCTGGCCATGCTCACCGCGCAGCCGGCGGAGTCCCTGCCCAAGGGCGTCACCGACTGCCGCCACCTGCCGGAACTGGCCCAACAGCTACCGGTAGGCAACGGCGCCGAACTGCTCAAGCGGCGTCCGGACATTCGCCAGGCGGAGCGCCAGCTCGCCGCCTCCACCGCCCGCATCGGCGTGGCCACCGGCGAGCTCTATCCGGACATCAGCATTGGCGCTTCCACCGGCCTGATCGGCATTGTCGACGACCTGGGCGACCCTTCCACCCAGCACTGGGGCTTCGGTCCGCTGATCCACTGGAACTTCCCCAGCACCGGCGCCCGTGCCCGGGTGCATCAGGCCGAGGCCGCGACCCAGGCGTCGCTGGCGCACTTCGACGGCGTGGTGCTCAATGCCCTGCGGGAAACCCAGACCGCCCTGGCCCAGTACAGCGCCGCCCTGCAGCAGCACGCGGCCCTGGAGGAAACCGCCCATTCGGCGCAGCTCAGCGCCGAGCAGACCCACGCTTTCTACCAGGCGGGTCGCGAGTCCTTCCTGGCCGAACTGGAAGCCATGCGCACCGAGGCCCAGGTCGCCGAGCAACTGGCCGCCAGCCAGAGCCAGGTGGTCCAGGCACAGATCGGCCTGTTCATGGCCCTGGGCGGCGGTTGGCAGCAGACGGAACAGCAGGCTGCCCTGTTCAAGTAA